A region from the Lysobacter sp. BMK333-48F3 genome encodes:
- the secA gene encoding preprotein translocase subunit SecA, with translation MLNSLLTRVFGSRNDRLLRQLQRSVVKINALEAEMEKLSDAQLQAKTPEFQKRIAEGEALDKLLPEAFAVCREASKRVLGMRHYDVQLIGGMVLHLGKIAEMRTGEGKTLVGTLPVYLNALEGKGTHVVTVNDYLARRDSAWMGKLYNWLGLSVGVVYPGMPHSDKHAAYAADITYGTNNEFGFDYLRDNMALSKDDRFQRGLHYAIVDEVDSILIDEARTPLIISGPADESPELYIKVNRIVPTLTRQTAEDGEGDYWVDEKGKQVHLSESGQEHAEELLRKAGIISDEDSLYAGQNISVVHHLNAALRAHAIYQRDVDYIVRDGEVVIVDEFTGRTLPGRRWSDGLHQAVEAKEGVPVQRENQTLASITFQNLFRMYKKLAGMTGTADTEAYEFQSIYGLEVIVIPTNRPAQRKDHSDQVFLNRNGKYRAVLGEIKAAHERGQPVLVGTTSIEVSEMLSQQLTEAGVKHEVLNAKQHEREANIIAQAGRPGAITIATNMAGRGTDIVLGGSLEAELTDLAAQNGGQAVDEVSHQRLKAAWQERHDQVKTAGGLHIIGTERHESRRIDNQLRGRAGRQGDPGSSRFYLSLEDNLMRIFAADWVQKVMARMGLKEDDIIESPLVTKQIANAQRKVEAHNFDIRKNLLDFDDVNNDQRKVIYGQRDELLEADSVQDNVDGIRGDVVADLVQRHVPANSVDDQWDLPGLEASLAQELNVQVPLVETARKAEELDAETVAQQVQDAVTAHFSAREQQLGSETMRMLEKHIMLNVLDQNWKEHLARMDYLRQGIHLRGYAQKQPKQEYKKEAFELFSEMLDKVKREVVTILARVRIQSEQEIAELEAAERAQAEAQARQMQFQHASAGGFGADEEAAQVSEEAFANVGRNDPCPCGSGKKYKHCHGQLA, from the coding sequence ATGCTCAACAGCTTGCTTACCCGCGTTTTCGGCAGCCGCAACGACCGCCTGCTGCGCCAACTGCAACGCTCCGTCGTCAAGATCAATGCGCTCGAAGCGGAGATGGAAAAGCTCTCCGACGCCCAGCTGCAGGCCAAGACGCCGGAATTCCAAAAGCGCATCGCCGAAGGCGAGGCGCTGGACAAGCTGCTGCCGGAAGCCTTCGCGGTCTGCCGCGAGGCGTCCAAGCGCGTGCTCGGCATGCGCCATTACGACGTGCAGCTGATCGGCGGCATGGTCCTGCACCTGGGCAAGATCGCGGAAATGCGCACCGGCGAGGGCAAGACCCTGGTCGGCACGCTGCCGGTCTACCTCAACGCCCTGGAAGGCAAGGGCACCCACGTGGTCACGGTCAACGACTACCTGGCGCGGCGCGACTCGGCGTGGATGGGCAAGCTGTACAACTGGCTCGGCCTGAGCGTGGGCGTGGTCTATCCGGGCATGCCGCACTCGGACAAGCACGCCGCCTACGCCGCCGATATCACCTACGGCACCAACAACGAATTCGGCTTCGACTACCTGCGCGACAATATGGCGCTGTCGAAGGACGACCGCTTCCAGCGCGGCCTGCACTACGCGATCGTCGACGAAGTCGACTCGATCCTGATCGACGAGGCGCGCACGCCGCTGATCATTTCCGGCCCGGCCGACGAATCGCCGGAGCTGTACATCAAGGTCAACCGCATCGTTCCGACGCTGACCCGGCAGACCGCCGAGGACGGCGAGGGCGATTACTGGGTGGACGAGAAGGGCAAGCAGGTGCACCTGTCCGAATCCGGCCAGGAACACGCCGAAGAACTGCTGCGCAAGGCCGGCATCATCAGCGACGAAGACTCGCTGTACGCCGGCCAGAACATCAGCGTGGTCCATCACCTCAACGCCGCGCTGCGCGCGCACGCGATCTACCAGCGCGACGTCGACTACATCGTCCGCGACGGCGAAGTGGTGATCGTCGACGAGTTCACCGGCCGCACCCTGCCGGGCCGGCGCTGGTCGGACGGCCTGCACCAGGCGGTGGAGGCGAAGGAAGGCGTGCCGGTCCAGCGCGAGAACCAGACGCTGGCCTCGATCACCTTCCAGAACCTGTTCCGCATGTACAAGAAGCTGGCCGGCATGACCGGTACGGCGGACACCGAAGCCTACGAGTTCCAGAGCATCTACGGCCTGGAAGTGATCGTGATCCCGACCAACCGGCCGGCGCAGCGCAAGGATCACTCCGACCAGGTGTTCCTCAACCGCAACGGCAAGTACCGGGCGGTGCTGGGCGAGATCAAGGCGGCGCACGAGCGCGGCCAGCCGGTCCTGGTCGGCACGACCTCGATCGAAGTCTCCGAGATGCTGAGCCAGCAGCTGACCGAAGCCGGCGTGAAGCACGAAGTGCTCAACGCCAAGCAGCACGAACGCGAAGCCAACATCATCGCCCAGGCCGGCCGTCCGGGCGCGATCACCATCGCCACCAACATGGCCGGCCGCGGCACCGACATCGTGCTCGGCGGCTCGCTGGAGGCCGAACTGACCGACCTGGCCGCGCAGAACGGCGGCCAGGCCGTCGACGAAGTCAGCCACCAGCGGCTCAAGGCCGCCTGGCAGGAGCGCCACGATCAGGTCAAGACCGCCGGCGGCCTGCACATCATCGGCACCGAACGCCACGAGTCGCGCCGCATCGACAACCAGCTGCGCGGCCGCGCCGGCCGCCAGGGCGACCCGGGCTCGTCGCGCTTCTACCTGTCGCTGGAAGACAATCTGATGCGCATCTTCGCCGCCGACTGGGTGCAGAAGGTGATGGCGCGGATGGGCCTGAAGGAAGACGACATCATCGAAAGCCCGCTGGTGACCAAGCAGATCGCCAACGCGCAGCGCAAGGTCGAAGCGCATAACTTCGACATCCGCAAGAACCTGCTCGACTTCGACGACGTCAACAACGACCAGCGCAAGGTCATCTACGGCCAGCGCGACGAGCTGCTGGAAGCCGACAGCGTGCAGGACAACGTCGACGGCATCCGCGGCGACGTGGTCGCCGACCTGGTCCAGCGCCACGTCCCGGCCAACTCGGTCGACGACCAGTGGGACCTGCCGGGCCTGGAGGCGTCGCTGGCGCAGGAGCTCAACGTGCAGGTGCCGCTGGTCGAGACCGCGCGCAAGGCCGAGGAGCTGGACGCCGAGACCGTCGCCCAGCAGGTCCAGGATGCGGTGACCGCGCATTTCTCCGCGCGCGAGCAGCAGCTCGGCAGCGAGACCATGCGCATGCTCGAGAAGCACATCATGCTCAACGTGCTCGACCAGAACTGGAAGGAGCATCTGGCGCGCATGGACTACCTGCGCCAGGGCATCCATCTGCGCGGCTACGCGCAGAAGCAGCCCAAGCAGGAGTACAAGAAGGAAGCCTTCGAGCTGTTCTCGGAGATGCTCGACAAGGTCAAGCGCGAGGTGGTGACCATCCTGGCCCGCGTGCGGATCCAGAGCGAGCAGGAAATCGCCGAGCTGGAGGCCGCCGAGCGCGCCCAGGCCGAGGCGCAGGCGCGGCAGATGCAGTTCCAGCACGCCTCCGCCGGCGGCTTCGGCGCCGACGAAGAGGCCGCGCAGGTGTCCGAGGAAGCCTTCGCCAACGTCGGCCGCAACGATCCCTGCCCCTGCGGCAGCGGCAAGAAGTACAAGCACTGCCATGGGCAGTTGGCCTGA
- a CDS encoding M23 family metallopeptidase, with translation MALLLGTGLSIGAGAGIADNRMLRGQLSQQQAEIAATRRDAQREINALAARMGELQAEANRLNALGERLTRIGQLQDGEFDFEKPVGVGGAGPVRDMAKPELDAGMDLLQQQFKASGEQLSVLESLLFNRQLDMNAVPSRAPIANSYITSGFGGRADPFNGGAAFHKGIDFEADVGDPVLAVADGVISYSGVRSGYGNVVEIDHGNGYTTRYAHNSRLLLKVGELVRAGQEVAKAGSSGRSTGAHVHFEVWENGRVVNPKQFLSQQSPLQASLKIKQ, from the coding sequence ATGGCTCTGCTGCTCGGCACCGGCCTGAGCATCGGCGCCGGCGCCGGCATCGCCGACAACCGCATGCTACGCGGGCAATTGTCGCAGCAGCAGGCGGAAATCGCGGCCACCCGCCGCGACGCGCAACGCGAGATCAACGCCCTGGCCGCGCGCATGGGCGAACTGCAGGCCGAGGCCAACCGCCTCAACGCCCTCGGCGAGCGCCTGACCCGCATCGGTCAGCTGCAGGACGGCGAATTCGACTTCGAAAAGCCGGTCGGCGTCGGTGGCGCCGGCCCGGTGCGCGACATGGCCAAGCCCGAGCTCGACGCCGGCATGGACCTGCTGCAGCAGCAGTTCAAGGCCTCCGGCGAGCAGCTGTCGGTGCTGGAATCGCTGCTGTTCAACCGTCAGCTGGACATGAACGCCGTGCCGTCGCGCGCGCCGATCGCCAACAGCTACATCACCTCCGGCTTCGGCGGCCGCGCCGATCCGTTCAACGGCGGCGCCGCCTTCCACAAGGGCATCGACTTCGAAGCCGACGTCGGCGACCCGGTGTTGGCCGTGGCCGACGGCGTGATCAGCTATTCCGGCGTGCGTTCGGGCTACGGCAACGTGGTCGAGATCGACCACGGCAACGGCTACACGACCCGCTACGCGCACAACTCGCGCCTGCTGCTCAAGGTCGGCGAGCTGGTCCGCGCCGGCCAGGAAGTGGCCAAGGCCGGCTCCAGCGGCCGCTCGACCGGCGCCCACGTGCACTTCGAGGTGTGGGAGAACGGCCGGGTGGTGAACCCGAAGCAGTTCCTCAGCCAGCAGTCCCCGCTTCAGGCGAGCCTGAAGATCAAGCAGTAA
- a CDS encoding DUF721 domain-containing protein, giving the protein MSDSKPKRPARGPSNARIALDALLEDPAGNPIRRALWLDEVDRRLRPYLPPSLAAHARLANIERGRLVYVVDAPVWRAKLRLAAPELLDAARSIGLEVAEFVVKTTIPPPAAAPVRKAKPMSATTQKALQAALASLKKPDPSGSSDAG; this is encoded by the coding sequence ATGTCTGATTCCAAGCCCAAGCGGCCGGCCCGCGGTCCGTCGAACGCGCGCATCGCCCTGGATGCGTTGCTCGAGGATCCGGCCGGCAACCCGATTCGCCGAGCTTTGTGGCTCGACGAAGTGGACCGTCGGTTACGCCCCTACCTGCCGCCTTCGCTCGCCGCGCATGCGCGGCTGGCCAACATCGAACGCGGCAGGCTCGTATACGTCGTCGATGCCCCGGTGTGGCGCGCCAAACTGCGGCTCGCGGCTCCGGAACTGCTCGACGCAGCCCGATCCATCGGACTGGAAGTGGCCGAATTCGTCGTCAAGACGACGATCCCGCCGCCGGCGGCAGCGCCGGTGCGGAAGGCCAAACCCATGTCGGCCACGACGCAGAAAGCGTTGCAGGCCGCGCTGGCGTCGCTGAAGAAGCCCGATCCGTCGGGTTCCAGCGACGCCGGCTGA
- the lpxC gene encoding UDP-3-O-acyl-N-acetylglucosamine deacetylase: MLRQRTLKNVIRATGVGLHSGEKVFLTLRPAPVDTGIVFRRVDLDPVVEMPARADLVTETTLCTGLTYGAGKVMTVEHLLSAMAGLGIDNCYVELSAPEVPIMDGSAGPFVFLLQSAGIAEQDAPKRFIRIKHPVEVRDGDKIARFEPYEGFRLGFTVVFDHPAIPASQSRAEVEFSTENYIREVSRARTFGFMRDLEYMRERNLGLGGSMDNAIVLDEFRVLNDDGLRYADEFVRHKILDAVGDLYLAGHAVIGAYEGYKSGHALNNKLVRALLAERSAWELVSYTGSEPTPVAYGSPEPAFA, from the coding sequence ATGCTGCGCCAACGCACTTTGAAGAACGTGATCCGCGCCACCGGCGTGGGCCTGCACAGCGGCGAGAAGGTGTTTCTCACCCTGCGTCCGGCCCCGGTGGACACCGGCATCGTGTTCCGGCGCGTCGACCTCGACCCGGTGGTCGAGATGCCGGCGCGCGCCGACCTGGTCACCGAGACCACGCTGTGCACCGGCCTGACCTACGGCGCCGGCAAGGTCATGACCGTCGAGCACCTGCTGTCGGCGATGGCCGGGCTGGGCATCGACAACTGCTACGTCGAGCTGTCGGCGCCGGAAGTGCCGATCATGGACGGCTCGGCCGGCCCGTTCGTGTTCCTGCTGCAGTCCGCCGGCATCGCCGAGCAGGACGCGCCCAAGCGTTTCATCCGCATCAAGCACCCGGTCGAAGTCCGCGACGGCGACAAGATCGCCCGTTTCGAGCCGTACGAGGGCTTCCGCCTCGGTTTCACCGTGGTGTTCGACCATCCGGCGATCCCGGCCTCGCAGTCGCGGGCCGAAGTCGAGTTCTCGACCGAGAACTACATCCGCGAAGTCAGCCGCGCCCGCACTTTCGGCTTCATGCGCGACCTGGAGTACATGCGCGAGCGCAACCTCGGCCTGGGCGGCTCGATGGACAACGCCATCGTCCTGGACGAGTTCCGCGTGCTCAACGACGACGGCCTGCGCTACGCCGATGAGTTCGTGCGCCACAAGATCCTCGATGCGGTCGGCGACCTGTACCTGGCCGGCCACGCCGTGATCGGCGCCTACGAGGGCTACAAGTCCGGTCATGCTCTCAACAACAAGTTGGTCCGGGCCCTGCTGGCCGAACGCTCGGCCTGGGAACTGGTCAGCTACACCGGCTCGGAGCCCACTCCGGTCGCTTACGGCTCGCCCGAACCGGCCTTCGCCTGA
- the ftsZ gene encoding cell division protein FtsZ: MAHFELVEKMAPNAVIKVVGVGGGGGNAVAHMVSGNVDGVEFITANTDAQAIKNCGAKLQLQLGSNVTKGLGAGANPEVGRQAALEDRERIMDALTGADMVFITAGMGGGTGTGAAPVVAQLAKEMGILTVAVVTKPFPFEGRRRMQVALKGIEELSHHCDSLITIPNEKLITVLGRNATMIQAFRAANDVLLGAVQGIADLIVRPGLINVDFADVRTVMSEMGLAMMGTGAARGDDRAQAAAESAIQNPLLDDVNLAGANGILVNITAGPDFTMAEFDEVGRTIENFASEDATVVIGTVLDPDMQDEVKVTVVATGLNRVAAKQSVRGHGHAYEREAQRAPIQLVRNATTGQAEFGMDDVGHAPMPSFGGSLRGSARQEPTGPAVADFGSDNSYLDIPAFLRRQAD; this comes from the coding sequence ATGGCACATTTCGAACTGGTTGAAAAAATGGCCCCGAACGCGGTCATCAAGGTTGTCGGCGTGGGCGGCGGCGGCGGCAACGCCGTGGCGCACATGGTCAGCGGCAATGTCGATGGCGTGGAATTCATCACCGCCAACACCGACGCGCAGGCGATCAAGAACTGCGGCGCCAAGCTGCAGCTGCAGCTCGGCAGCAACGTCACCAAGGGCCTGGGCGCGGGCGCCAACCCGGAAGTCGGCCGCCAGGCCGCGCTGGAAGACCGCGAGCGCATCATGGACGCGCTGACCGGCGCCGACATGGTGTTCATCACCGCCGGCATGGGCGGCGGCACCGGCACCGGCGCCGCGCCGGTGGTGGCGCAGCTGGCCAAGGAGATGGGCATCCTGACCGTCGCCGTGGTCACCAAGCCGTTCCCGTTCGAGGGCCGCCGCCGCATGCAGGTGGCGCTCAAGGGCATCGAAGAGCTGTCGCACCACTGCGACTCGCTGATCACGATCCCGAACGAAAAGCTGATCACCGTGCTCGGCCGCAACGCGACCATGATCCAGGCGTTCCGCGCCGCCAACGACGTGCTGCTCGGCGCGGTCCAGGGCATCGCCGACCTGATCGTGCGCCCGGGCCTGATCAACGTCGACTTCGCCGACGTGCGCACGGTGATGAGCGAGATGGGCCTGGCGATGATGGGCACCGGCGCCGCGCGCGGCGACGATCGCGCCCAGGCCGCGGCCGAGTCGGCGATCCAGAACCCGCTGCTCGACGACGTCAACCTGGCAGGCGCCAACGGCATCCTGGTCAACATCACCGCCGGTCCGGACTTCACCATGGCCGAGTTCGACGAAGTCGGCCGCACGATCGAGAACTTCGCTTCCGAAGACGCGACCGTGGTCATCGGCACCGTGCTCGACCCGGACATGCAGGACGAGGTCAAGGTCACCGTGGTCGCCACCGGCCTCAACCGCGTCGCCGCCAAGCAGTCGGTGCGCGGCCACGGCCACGCTTACGAACGCGAAGCGCAGCGCGCGCCGATCCAGCTGGTGCGCAACGCCACCACCGGCCAGGCCGAGTTCGGCATGGACGACGTCGGCCATGCGCCGATGCCGAGCTTCGGCGGCAGCCTGCGCGGCAGCGCTCGCCAGGAGCCAACCGGTCCGGCGGTGGCCGACTTCGGCAGTGACAACAGCTACCTGGACATCCCGGCGTTCCTGCGCCGGCAGGCGGACTGA
- the ftsA gene encoding cell division protein FtsA produces MNRKGDKSLIVGLDIGTSKVVALVGEYSPSDGRPGNPIEVIGIGSHESRGLKRGVVVDIESTVQSIQRAIEEAELMAGCEIRSVYASISGNHIQCRNSQGIAPIRDGEVTYGDLDRVLEAAKAVAIPADQKILHAIPRDYVLDDSQEGIRNPVGMTGVRLEVHAHLVVCAQSAAANISKCVQRCGLQVDDLILGVLASSNAVLTSDERELGVVLVDIGAGTTDIAVFVQGAIAHSASLPIAGDKVTEDIAHMLRTPTPEAEQIKVRYACALAQMATAEESIQVPSVGDRPPRRMPRHSLAQAVQARYEEIFEMIQAELRRSGFEHHVRAGMVLTGGAAKMEGVVELAEEMLQMPVRVGIPQHVTGLGEVVGNPVHATGVGLLLMGSQIENPRRPVISTGRAGSFFNKIKNWYRGEF; encoded by the coding sequence ATGAATCGCAAAGGCGACAAGTCGCTGATCGTGGGCCTCGACATCGGCACCTCCAAGGTGGTGGCGCTGGTGGGCGAGTATTCGCCTTCCGACGGCCGGCCGGGCAACCCGATCGAAGTCATCGGCATCGGTTCGCACGAATCGCGCGGGCTCAAGCGCGGCGTGGTGGTCGACATCGAATCGACCGTGCAGTCGATCCAGCGCGCGATCGAGGAAGCCGAGCTGATGGCCGGCTGCGAGATCCGCTCGGTCTACGCCTCGATTTCGGGCAACCACATCCAGTGCCGCAATTCGCAGGGCATCGCCCCGATCCGCGACGGCGAGGTCACCTACGGCGACTTGGACCGGGTGCTGGAAGCGGCCAAGGCCGTGGCCATCCCGGCCGACCAGAAGATCCTGCACGCGATCCCGCGCGACTACGTGCTGGACGATTCGCAGGAAGGCATCCGCAACCCGGTCGGCATGACCGGCGTGCGCCTGGAGGTGCACGCGCACCTGGTGGTGTGCGCGCAGTCGGCCGCGGCCAACATCAGCAAGTGCGTGCAGCGCTGCGGCCTGCAGGTCGACGACCTGATCCTGGGCGTGCTGGCTTCGAGCAACGCGGTGCTGACCAGCGACGAGCGCGAGCTCGGCGTGGTCCTGGTCGACATCGGCGCCGGCACCACCGACATCGCGGTGTTCGTGCAGGGCGCGATCGCCCACAGCGCCAGCCTGCCGATCGCCGGCGACAAGGTCACCGAGGACATCGCCCACATGCTGCGCACGCCGACCCCGGAAGCGGAGCAGATCAAGGTGCGCTACGCCTGCGCGCTGGCGCAGATGGCCACCGCCGAGGAGTCGATCCAGGTGCCCAGCGTCGGCGACCGTCCGCCGCGGCGCATGCCGCGCCATTCGCTGGCGCAGGCGGTGCAGGCGCGCTACGAGGAAATCTTCGAAATGATCCAGGCCGAGCTGCGCCGCTCGGGCTTCGAGCATCACGTCCGCGCCGGCATGGTCCTGACCGGCGGCGCGGCCAAGATGGAGGGCGTGGTCGAGCTGGCCGAGGAAATGCTGCAGATGCCGGTGCGGGTGGGCATTCCCCAGCACGTCACCGGCCTGGGCGAGGTGGTCGGCAATCCGGTCCACGCCACCGGCGTCGGCCTGCTGCTGATGGGCAGCCAGATCGAGAACCCGCGCCGTCCGGTGATCTCCACCGGCCGCGCCGGCAGCTTCTTCAACAAGATCAAGAACTGGTATCGCGGCGAGTTCTGA
- a CDS encoding D-alanine--D-alanine ligase has translation MSLQFAPLRVTDPAVFGRVAVLMGGTSAEREVSLDSGRGVLEALRSRGVDAFAVDGIPALIDAIRGGGVDRVFNILHGNKGGGEDGVLQGVLEAFGVPYTGSDVLGSALAMDKIRTKQVWMGAGLPTPRYKRIAKGGDVHTAAREIGLPVIIKPSCEGSSVGVSRVLKDADIDEAVALAARYPGEMLMEQMVIGDELTVAVLVNGEAYTALPSIRIVPKGEWYDYHAKYIADDTQYLCPGLDGAAEDEIRRLAMEAFVAAGCKGWGRVDVMRDRDSGQLYLIEVNTAPGMTSHSLVPKAARQVGIEYDELCWRVLEATVRGGDAA, from the coding sequence GTGAGTCTGCAGTTCGCACCGCTGCGCGTGACCGACCCGGCCGTGTTCGGCCGCGTCGCCGTGCTCATGGGCGGCACCAGCGCCGAGCGCGAGGTGTCGCTGGATTCCGGCCGCGGCGTGCTCGAGGCGCTGCGCTCGCGCGGGGTCGACGCGTTCGCGGTCGACGGCATTCCGGCGCTGATCGATGCGATCCGCGGCGGCGGCGTCGACCGGGTGTTCAACATCCTGCACGGCAACAAGGGCGGCGGCGAAGACGGCGTGCTGCAAGGCGTGCTGGAAGCCTTCGGCGTGCCCTACACCGGCTCCGACGTGCTCGGCTCGGCGCTGGCGATGGACAAGATCCGCACCAAGCAGGTGTGGATGGGCGCCGGCCTGCCGACCCCGCGCTACAAGCGCATCGCCAAGGGCGGCGACGTCCATACGGCGGCGCGCGAGATCGGCCTGCCGGTGATCATCAAGCCGTCCTGCGAGGGTTCCAGCGTCGGCGTGTCGCGGGTGCTGAAGGACGCCGACATCGACGAGGCGGTCGCGCTGGCCGCGCGCTACCCCGGCGAGATGCTGATGGAGCAGATGGTGATCGGCGACGAGCTGACCGTGGCCGTGCTGGTCAACGGCGAGGCCTACACCGCGCTGCCGTCGATCCGGATCGTGCCCAAGGGCGAGTGGTACGACTACCACGCCAAGTACATCGCCGACGACACCCAATACCTGTGCCCGGGCCTGGACGGCGCGGCCGAGGACGAGATCCGCCGCCTGGCGATGGAAGCCTTCGTCGCCGCCGGTTGCAAGGGCTGGGGCCGGGTCGACGTGATGCGCGATCGCGACAGCGGCCAGCTCTACCTGATCGAGGTCAACACCGCGCCGGGCATGACCAGCCATTCGCTGGTGCCCAAGGCGGCGCGCCAGGTCGGGATCGAGTACGACGAGCTGTGCTGGCGCGTGCTGGAAGCGACCGTGCGAGGAGGTGACGCGGCGTGA
- the murC gene encoding UDP-N-acetylmuramate--L-alanine ligase, with protein sequence MSTALRRRLQHTGDLAKAFPRVHFVGIGGTGMSGIAEVMCTLGYQVSGSDMADNAVTRRLAAMGATVHRGHAAANVLGADCVVVSSAIKRDNPELMEARAQRIPVVPRAEMLAELMRFRRGIAVAGTHGKTTTTSLTASVLAEGGIDPTFVIGGKLLAAGANAGLGGGQWLVAEADESDGSFLRLNPQIAIVTNIDADHLENYGGDFAKVQAAFEEFLHRLPFYGLAVLCIDDANVARLAAETPRHVMTYGFSEEADVRAEEVSQQGGAMRFTLCLPDASRTAVTLALPGRHNVLNALAAASVAWQLGVTSDAIARALEKFAGIGRRFNLLAQLKTEKGATVQLVDDYGHHPKELEAVFAAARGGWPDKRLVVAFQPHRYSRTRDLFDDFAAVLSSVDALVLTEVYPAGEAPIAGADAKSLARAIRARGRIDPVVVGGAADLAGVLPDVLNDGDLLLLMGAGDIGAAAQQLASNGFQGESK encoded by the coding sequence ATGAGCACCGCCCTCCGCCGCCGCCTGCAGCACACCGGCGACCTGGCCAAGGCGTTTCCGCGCGTGCATTTCGTCGGCATCGGCGGCACCGGCATGAGCGGCATCGCCGAAGTCATGTGCACGCTGGGCTATCAGGTGTCCGGATCGGACATGGCCGACAACGCGGTGACCCGGCGCCTGGCGGCGATGGGCGCGACCGTGCACCGCGGCCACGCCGCGGCCAACGTGCTCGGCGCCGACTGCGTGGTGGTGTCCAGCGCGATCAAGCGCGACAACCCGGAACTGATGGAAGCGCGCGCCCAGCGCATTCCGGTGGTGCCGCGCGCGGAGATGCTGGCCGAGCTGATGCGCTTCCGCCGCGGCATCGCGGTGGCCGGCACCCACGGCAAGACCACCACCACCTCGCTGACCGCCAGCGTGCTGGCCGAGGGCGGGATCGACCCGACCTTCGTGATCGGCGGCAAGCTGCTCGCCGCCGGCGCCAACGCCGGCCTCGGCGGCGGCCAGTGGCTGGTCGCCGAGGCCGACGAGAGCGACGGCAGCTTCCTGCGCCTGAATCCGCAGATCGCCATCGTCACCAACATCGACGCCGACCACCTGGAGAACTACGGCGGCGACTTCGCCAAGGTCCAGGCCGCGTTCGAGGAATTCCTGCACCGGCTGCCGTTCTACGGCCTGGCGGTGCTGTGCATCGACGACGCCAACGTTGCCCGGCTCGCCGCCGAAACCCCGCGCCATGTCATGACCTACGGTTTCAGCGAGGAAGCCGACGTGCGCGCCGAGGAGGTCAGCCAGCAGGGCGGGGCGATGCGCTTCACCCTGTGCCTGCCCGACGCCAGCCGGACCGCGGTGACCCTGGCCCTGCCGGGCCGGCACAACGTGCTCAACGCGCTGGCCGCGGCCTCGGTGGCCTGGCAGCTCGGCGTCACCAGCGACGCGATCGCGCGCGCGCTGGAGAAGTTCGCCGGCATCGGCCGCCGCTTCAACCTGCTGGCCCAGCTCAAGACCGAGAAGGGCGCGACCGTGCAACTGGTCGACGACTACGGCCATCACCCCAAGGAGTTGGAGGCGGTGTTCGCCGCGGCCCGCGGCGGCTGGCCGGACAAGCGCCTGGTGGTGGCGTTCCAGCCGCACCGCTACAGCCGCACCCGCGACCTGTTCGACGACTTCGCCGCGGTGCTGTCCTCGGTCGACGCGTTGGTGCTGACCGAGGTCTACCCGGCCGGCGAAGCGCCGATCGCCGGCGCCGACGCCAAGTCGCTGGCGCGCGCGATCCGCGCCCGCGGCCGCATCGACCCGGTGGTGGTCGGCGGCGCCGCGGATCTGGCCGGCGTGCTGCCGGACGTTCTGAACGACGGCGACCTGTTGTTGCTGATGGGCGCCGGCGACATCGGCGCCGCCGCGCAGCAGCTGGCGTCCAATGGTTTCCAGGGAGAATCGAAGTGA